From Rutidosis leptorrhynchoides isolate AG116_Rl617_1_P2 chromosome 3, CSIRO_AGI_Rlap_v1, whole genome shotgun sequence, a single genomic window includes:
- the LOC139897350 gene encoding pentatricopeptide repeat-containing protein At1g28690, mitochondrial, with protein MPQPTLTAYNYLIAGYTKHGEVRESLNLVRRLVSCNEKPDGYTFSMILKASSSDQIISIGRAIGKEVHAQIVKSYVVVDDVLSTALVDSYVKSGRVDYARRVFDLMIEKDVVSSTSMISGYMRQGCVENAEHVFKKTIKKDVVVFNAMIEGYSKSVDTANKAIKVYISMQRLDFKPNMSTFASIIGACSLLSAFEVGQQVQGQLMKTNFATTIKMESALVDMYSKFGRIEDARKVFDEMPVKNVFSWTSMIDGYGKNGDPSEALALFNQMQNVYHVRPNHVTFLGAISACGHAGLVDKGLEIFEMMKKDYGMKPHMEHYACMVDLLGRAGRLNEALQFIMSISEKPNSDVWAALVNSCRIHGDVEMASIAANELFKISKDGSRSGAYVGLSNTLADAGRWDSVSDIRELMKTRNILKNMGSSWF; from the coding sequence ATGCCTCAACCAACTTTGACCGCCTATAATTACCTGATAGCTGGTTATACGAAACATGGTGAAGTAAGGGAGTCTTTGAATTTGGTTAGAAGGCTTGTTTCGTGTAATGAGAAGCCGGATGGTTATACATTTTCGATGATTTTGAAGGCATCTAGTAGCGATCAGATCATATCAATTGGACGCGCAATTGGGAAGGAAGTTCATGCTCAGATTGTGAAGTCTTATGTTGTAGTGGATGATGTTCTTTCTACTGCTTTGGTGGATTCATATGTGAAGAGTGGTAGAGTCGATTATGCGAGGAGAGTGTTTGATCTTATGATCGAAAAGGATGTTGTTTCTTCAACGTCGATGATTTCTGGATACATGAGACAAGGCTGTGTGGAAAATGCTGAACATGTATTTAAAAAGACCATAAAAAAAGATGTGGTGGTGTTCAATGCAATGATTGAAGGTTATAGTAAATCAGTTGATACTGCTAATAAGGCTATTAAGGTTTATATAAGCATGCAAAGATTGGATTTCAAGCCTAATATGTCTACTTTTGCTAGTATTATTGGAGCTTGTTCTTTATTATCTGCATTTGAAGTTGGTCAACAAGTTCAAGGTCAACTCATGAAGACTAATTTTGCTACTACTATTAAAATGGAAAGTGCCCTTGTTGACATGTACTCGAAATTTGGAAGGATCGAAGATGCCCgaaaagtgtttgatgaaatgcctgtaAAGAATGTTTTTTCTTGGACTTCAATGATCGATGGGTACGGGAAAAACGGTGACCCGAGTGAAGCACTTGCTCTTTTCAATCAAATGCAAAACGTATATCACGTTAGACCGAATCACGTGACGTTTCTTGGTGCGATTTCAGCCTGTGGACATGCGGGGTTGGTTGATAAAGGACTGGAAATTTTTGAAATGATGAAGAAAGATTATGGTATGAAGCCGCACATGGAGCATTATGCTTGTATGGTTGATTTATTAGGTCGAGCAGGAAGGTTAAATGAGGCGTTGCAGTTTATAATGTCGATATCTGAGAAGCCTAATTCTGATGTTTGGGCAGCATTAGTTAATTCTTGTAGAATACATGGTGATGTTGAGATGGCAAGTATTGCAGCTAATGAGCTTTTCAAGATAAGTAAAGATGGTAGTAGATCTGGCGCGTATGTAGGATTATCGAATACGTTAGCAGATGCAGGGAGATGGGATAGCGTTAGTGATATTAGAGAATTAATGAAGACGAGAAATATATTGAAGAATATGGGCTCTAGTTGGTTTTGA